The Mycolicibacterium smegmatis genome has a window encoding:
- a CDS encoding DUF421 domain-containing protein: MMPDWESIFVPAAPPAESVVRGTVTFLVLLVLIRAVGQRESGGLGLTDVLIIVLVAQAAGPALSPAHATLTDGIVVVVTVLFWSVAVDGIAYRFPGFARLAKARPKLLIADGELNTHVMRREFMSRDEIYSHLRLHGIEDMNRVRRAYLEPNGMISVLVDSPTRGDDDTGH; encoded by the coding sequence ATGATGCCCGATTGGGAGTCGATCTTCGTACCGGCGGCGCCGCCGGCCGAAAGCGTTGTCCGCGGTACTGTCACGTTTCTCGTGCTTCTCGTGCTGATCCGTGCGGTGGGTCAACGCGAGTCCGGAGGTCTCGGGTTGACCGACGTCCTGATCATCGTGCTGGTCGCGCAGGCCGCCGGACCCGCGCTCTCCCCCGCGCACGCGACGTTGACCGACGGCATCGTGGTGGTCGTGACGGTGCTGTTCTGGAGTGTCGCGGTCGACGGCATTGCCTACCGGTTCCCGGGATTCGCCCGCCTCGCGAAGGCGCGGCCGAAGCTGTTGATCGCCGACGGAGAACTCAACACCCACGTCATGCGGCGTGAGTTCATGAGCCGCGACGAGATCTACTCGCACCTGAGGTTGCACGGCATCGAGGACATGAACCGGGTACGGCGCGCGTACCTGGAACCCAACGGCATGATCAGCGTGCTCGTCGACAGCCCCACCCGGGGCGACGACGACACCGGGCACTGA
- the nrfD gene encoding NrfD/PsrC family molybdoenzyme membrane anchor subunit encodes MRELPSDAGAADMHAQTRHRRGGRDDMAVPPAEFRSYYGRQILKTPVWNWMIAAYLFSGGLSAGSALLAAGADLTGRPQLRKVSRVGALVSLLASMYFLVGDLGRPERFHHMLRVAKPSSPMSMGTWILSGYGPGAGAAAVAELMPKRLRRSRLGRLLDFAARPAGLEAAAVAPGVASYTAVLLSQTAVPAWREAHPYLPFIFTGSAAASGAGLGMLLAPVSESGPARRMAVAGAALEVAASRTMEHRLGLVGEAYTTGRPHTLRKWSEILTVGGAVGAVASGRNRWAVAASGAALLAGSALQRFGVFEAGVQSTQDPKYVVIPQRERLDAGHPARGDDR; translated from the coding sequence ATGAGGGAGTTGCCCAGCGACGCCGGCGCCGCGGACATGCACGCCCAGACGCGCCACCGGCGCGGCGGGCGCGACGACATGGCCGTTCCCCCAGCCGAATTCCGCTCGTACTACGGACGGCAGATCCTCAAGACGCCGGTGTGGAACTGGATGATCGCGGCGTACCTGTTCAGCGGTGGGCTCTCGGCGGGCTCGGCGCTGTTGGCGGCCGGTGCGGATCTGACGGGACGGCCACAGCTGCGCAAGGTGTCCCGGGTCGGCGCGCTCGTGAGCCTGCTGGCCAGCATGTACTTCCTGGTGGGCGATCTCGGGCGGCCCGAACGGTTCCACCACATGCTGCGCGTCGCCAAGCCGAGCTCACCGATGAGCATGGGCACCTGGATCCTCAGCGGCTACGGGCCTGGCGCGGGCGCCGCCGCGGTGGCCGAGCTGATGCCGAAACGCCTGCGCCGCAGCCGGCTCGGCCGGCTCCTGGACTTCGCGGCGCGACCCGCCGGGCTGGAGGCCGCCGCCGTCGCACCGGGCGTCGCCTCGTACACCGCGGTGTTGTTGTCGCAGACCGCGGTTCCGGCGTGGCGTGAGGCACACCCCTATCTACCGTTCATCTTCACCGGGTCCGCGGCCGCGAGCGGTGCGGGCCTCGGCATGCTGCTGGCCCCGGTGTCCGAGAGCGGACCGGCACGCCGCATGGCGGTGGCGGGCGCGGCGCTGGAGGTGGCGGCGTCGCGCACGATGGAACACCGGCTCGGACTGGTGGGCGAGGCCTACACGACCGGCAGGCCGCACACGTTGCGCAAGTGGTCGGAGATCCTCACGGTCGGCGGCGCGGTCGGCGCGGTGGCGTCGGGGCGTAACCGGTGGGCGGTCGCGGCGTCGGGCGCAGCGTTGCTCGCAGGCAGTGCGCTGCAACGGTTCGGCGTGTTCGAGGCCGGTGTGCAGTCGACACAAGACCCCAAGTACGTCGTGATTCCCCAGCGCGAACGGCTCGACGCCGGACACCCGGCCAGAGGTGACGACCGGTAG
- the fdh gene encoding formate dehydrogenase, whose translation MDFRKLIESWPVYRQITGADALGRGKAAQSKRSLTLTPRTADADHIAHSVCPFCAVGCAQKVYVKDGKVTQIEGNPDSPISRGRLCPKGSASKQLVTGPQRLTKIKYRAPYATEWQELDLETAMQMVAERVLDAREKGWQQFDKDRNTLRRTMGIASLGGATLDNEENYLIKKLFTALGALQIENQARIUHSATVPGLGASFGRGGATDYQQDLVNSDFIVIMGSNMAEAHPVGFQWVMEAKSRGTEVVHIDPRFTRTSALADRHVPLRAGSDIAFLGGVINYILSNELDFREYVTAYTNASFIVDREFRDAEDLDGLFSGYDEATASYDSSTWQYERTDAEEDGADAKERSVPYQSGSGGPPVEGAAGDIPNDPTLQHPRCVYQILKRHYARYTPEMVERVCGVPAEQFLQIARKWTENSNRERTTALVYSVGWTQHTLGAQFIRAGSIIQLLLGNIGRPGGGVFALRGHASIQGSTDVPTLFNLLPGYLAMPHAGQESLADYLDDIISTNQKGFWHNADAYMVSLLKEYWGDNATADNDFCFDYLPRINGDHGTYRTVMDMVDGKVFGYFLLGQNPAVGSAHGRLQRLGMANLDWLVVRDLVEIESATFWKDGPEVETGEITPQTCRTEVFLFPAASHVEKSGTFTQTQRMLQWREQAVEPPGDARSELWFFYHLGRILREKLAGSTDERDRPLLDLWWDYELDGDEPSGEDVLRRINGVDLTTDRAVDNYLSLKADGTTACGCWIYSGVYAGDVNQSARRTPHTETGPYDNEWGWTWPMNRRVLYNRASADPQGRPWSERKKLVWWDEQKGEWTGYDVPDFEKTKPPDYRPSPSAVGVEALRGDDPFVMQADGKAWLFAPSGVADGPLPTHYEPHESPVRNPLYRQQANPARKVYGRQDNPSNPSWPDAHGEVFPFVFTAARLTEHHTAGGMSRQLPYLAELQPALFVEVSPELARMRGLEHMEWAHVVTSRAAVDARVFVTDRMRPLRVEDHVVHQIWMPYHWGSVGLVDGDVVNDLLGVVADPNVFIQESKVATCDIQPGRRPRGPQLLGYLRGYRERAQITPETGTRLDTTRESPDHTEESP comes from the coding sequence ATGGACTTCCGCAAGTTGATCGAGTCGTGGCCCGTGTACCGGCAGATCACCGGTGCCGACGCCCTGGGCCGTGGTAAGGCCGCGCAGTCGAAGCGCTCGCTGACCCTGACACCACGGACCGCCGACGCCGACCACATCGCGCATTCGGTGTGCCCGTTCTGCGCCGTGGGCTGCGCGCAGAAGGTCTACGTCAAAGACGGCAAGGTCACCCAGATCGAAGGCAACCCGGACAGCCCCATCTCGCGGGGCCGGCTGTGCCCGAAGGGCTCGGCGAGCAAGCAGCTGGTCACCGGACCGCAGCGGCTCACCAAGATCAAGTACCGCGCGCCCTATGCCACCGAATGGCAGGAACTCGACCTCGAGACGGCCATGCAGATGGTCGCCGAGCGTGTCCTCGACGCGCGCGAGAAGGGCTGGCAGCAGTTCGACAAGGACCGGAACACGTTGCGCCGCACCATGGGCATCGCGAGCCTCGGCGGCGCGACGCTGGACAACGAAGAGAACTACCTGATCAAGAAGCTCTTCACCGCCCTGGGGGCCTTACAGATCGAGAACCAGGCGCGTATTTGACACAGCGCCACGGTTCCCGGTCTGGGAGCCTCCTTCGGTCGCGGCGGGGCGACGGACTATCAGCAGGACCTCGTCAATTCCGACTTCATCGTCATCATGGGCAGCAACATGGCCGAGGCCCATCCGGTCGGGTTCCAGTGGGTGATGGAGGCGAAGTCGCGGGGCACCGAGGTCGTGCACATCGACCCACGATTCACCCGCACCAGCGCGCTGGCCGACCGCCATGTGCCGCTGCGCGCCGGTAGTGACATCGCGTTCCTCGGTGGGGTGATCAACTACATCCTGTCCAACGAACTCGACTTCCGGGAGTACGTCACCGCGTACACCAACGCGTCGTTCATCGTCGACAGAGAATTCCGGGACGCTGAGGACCTCGACGGGCTGTTCTCGGGCTACGACGAGGCCACCGCGTCGTACGACTCGTCGACCTGGCAGTACGAACGCACCGACGCCGAGGAGGACGGCGCCGACGCCAAGGAACGGTCGGTGCCGTACCAGTCCGGTTCCGGCGGACCGCCGGTGGAGGGCGCGGCGGGCGACATCCCGAACGACCCGACGCTGCAGCACCCCCGGTGCGTGTACCAGATCCTCAAGCGGCACTACGCGCGGTACACCCCCGAGATGGTCGAACGCGTGTGCGGCGTGCCCGCCGAACAGTTCCTCCAGATCGCCCGCAAGTGGACCGAGAACTCCAACCGCGAGCGCACCACGGCACTGGTGTACAGCGTCGGATGGACCCAGCACACACTGGGCGCGCAGTTCATCCGCGCCGGGTCGATCATCCAGCTGCTGCTGGGCAACATCGGCAGGCCCGGCGGCGGGGTGTTCGCGTTGCGGGGCCACGCCAGCATCCAGGGTTCGACGGACGTGCCGACGCTGTTCAATCTGCTGCCCGGTTACCTCGCGATGCCGCACGCCGGTCAGGAGTCGCTGGCCGATTACCTCGACGACATCATCAGCACCAACCAGAAAGGCTTCTGGCACAACGCAGATGCCTACATGGTGTCGCTGCTCAAGGAATACTGGGGCGACAACGCGACCGCCGACAACGACTTCTGTTTCGACTATCTCCCCCGCATCAACGGCGACCACGGCACGTACCGCACGGTGATGGACATGGTCGACGGCAAGGTGTTCGGCTACTTCCTGCTGGGCCAGAACCCGGCCGTCGGTTCGGCGCACGGCCGGCTGCAGCGGTTGGGCATGGCGAATCTCGACTGGCTGGTGGTGCGCGATCTCGTCGAGATCGAGAGCGCCACGTTCTGGAAGGACGGGCCCGAGGTGGAGACGGGCGAGATCACTCCGCAGACCTGCCGCACCGAGGTGTTCCTGTTCCCCGCGGCCTCGCACGTGGAGAAGTCGGGCACGTTCACGCAGACCCAACGCATGCTGCAGTGGCGCGAGCAGGCCGTCGAACCGCCCGGCGACGCGCGCAGCGAGTTGTGGTTCTTCTACCACCTGGGCCGCATCCTGCGCGAAAAGCTCGCGGGCTCAACCGATGAGCGCGACCGCCCGCTGCTCGATCTGTGGTGGGACTACGAACTGGACGGCGACGAGCCCTCGGGCGAGGACGTGCTGCGCCGCATCAACGGCGTCGACCTCACCACCGACCGGGCCGTCGACAACTACCTGTCGCTCAAGGCCGATGGCACCACCGCGTGCGGATGCTGGATCTACAGCGGCGTCTACGCCGGCGACGTGAACCAGTCCGCGCGGCGCACGCCGCACACCGAGACGGGCCCCTACGACAACGAGTGGGGCTGGACCTGGCCGATGAACCGGCGGGTGCTCTACAACCGGGCGTCGGCCGACCCGCAGGGCCGTCCGTGGAGTGAGCGCAAGAAACTCGTGTGGTGGGACGAGCAGAAGGGCGAGTGGACCGGGTACGACGTCCCTGACTTCGAGAAGACCAAGCCGCCCGACTACCGGCCGTCGCCGAGCGCCGTCGGTGTCGAGGCGCTGCGCGGCGACGACCCGTTCGTGATGCAGGCCGACGGCAAGGCGTGGCTGTTCGCGCCGAGCGGCGTGGCCGACGGGCCGTTGCCGACGCACTACGAGCCACACGAGTCACCGGTGCGTAATCCGCTGTACCGCCAGCAGGCCAACCCGGCGCGCAAAGTCTATGGGCGCCAGGACAACCCGTCGAACCCGTCGTGGCCCGACGCCCATGGTGAGGTGTTCCCGTTCGTGTTCACCGCGGCCCGGTTGACCGAGCATCACACCGCGGGCGGCATGAGCCGTCAACTGCCCTACCTTGCGGAGTTGCAGCCCGCGCTGTTCGTCGAGGTGTCGCCCGAACTCGCACGGATGCGCGGCCTGGAGCACATGGAGTGGGCGCACGTCGTCACCAGCCGCGCCGCCGTGGACGCACGCGTGTTCGTGACCGACCGGATGCGCCCGCTGCGCGTCGAAGACCATGTGGTGCACCAGATCTGGATGCCGTACCACTGGGGCAGCGTCGGCCTGGTCGACGGCGACGTGGTCAACGATCTGCTGGGCGTCGTCGCCGATCCCAACGTGTTCATCCAGGAGAGCAAGGTCGCGACGTGCGACATCCAGCCGGGCCGGCGCCCGCGCGGGCCGCAACTGCTGGGCTATCTGCGCGGCTACCGGGAACGCGCGCAGATCACGCCCGAGACGGGTACCCGGTTGGACACCACACGGGAGTCGCCGGACCACACCGAGGAGTCGCCATGA
- a CDS encoding trimeric intracellular cation channel family protein, which yields MPIDSPLLLTLDLVGTFAFALNGALTAVRAERLDIFGVITLGMFTGLGGGTIRDVLLDALPPATFVDWRYLALAAGGGLIAFVLNRTLDRLSMTITVLDAVGLSVFAVLAAYKALDLGFGVPQAMIVGTVTAVGGGTIRDVMIGRIPTVLRSELYAIPALIAAGIAAAGYSFGHRGTAAALSAAAVCFVIRMVGVRFDLHAPRPPGRR from the coding sequence ATGCCGATCGACTCGCCGCTGCTGCTGACCCTGGATCTGGTGGGTACGTTCGCGTTCGCGTTGAACGGTGCGCTGACGGCTGTGCGCGCCGAACGGCTCGACATCTTCGGCGTGATCACGCTCGGCATGTTCACCGGCCTCGGCGGCGGCACGATCCGCGACGTCCTGCTCGACGCGCTACCGCCCGCCACGTTCGTCGACTGGCGGTATCTCGCGCTCGCGGCGGGCGGAGGTCTGATCGCGTTCGTCCTCAACCGCACGCTCGACCGCCTCTCGATGACCATCACGGTGCTCGACGCCGTCGGGCTCAGCGTGTTCGCGGTGCTCGCGGCCTACAAGGCACTGGATCTGGGATTCGGTGTGCCGCAGGCGATGATCGTCGGCACCGTCACAGCCGTGGGAGGCGGCACGATCCGCGACGTGATGATCGGCCGCATCCCCACGGTGCTGCGCAGTGAGCTCTACGCCATCCCGGCGTTGATCGCCGCGGGGATCGCCGCGGCCGGGTACAGCTTCGGCCACCGTGGCACCGCGGCCGCACTGAGCGCGGCGGCCGTGTGCTTCGTGATCCGGATGGTCGGCGTGCGTTTCGATCTGCACGCGCCGCGGCCGCCGGGCCGGCGCTGA
- the alkX gene encoding TetR family transcriptional regulator AlkX → MSRPRAKQRMPYAEASRVLLRDSILDGMRDLLLTRDWSAITLSHVAQAAGVSRQTIYNEFGSRQGLAEGYAMRLADRLVDAVDDAINNNVGDVYAAFLEGFRAFFAESAADPLVISLLTGAAKPDLLQIITIGSGPIITRCSERLTATFQSSWIKASDDDAGVLARAIVRLAMSYVSMPPEADHDVAGDLARLMSPFAERYGVIDTP, encoded by the coding sequence GTGAGTCGTCCCCGCGCCAAGCAGCGCATGCCGTACGCAGAGGCGTCGCGCGTGCTGCTGCGCGATTCGATCCTGGACGGCATGCGCGATCTGCTGCTCACCCGGGACTGGTCGGCGATCACGCTGTCGCACGTGGCGCAGGCCGCGGGGGTCAGCAGGCAGACGATCTACAACGAGTTCGGCTCGCGGCAGGGCCTGGCCGAGGGCTACGCCATGCGTCTGGCCGACCGCCTGGTCGACGCGGTCGACGACGCGATCAACAACAACGTCGGCGACGTGTACGCGGCCTTCCTGGAAGGCTTTCGTGCGTTCTTCGCCGAGTCGGCGGCCGACCCGCTGGTGATCTCACTGCTCACCGGCGCGGCGAAGCCCGACCTGCTGCAGATCATCACCATCGGCAGCGGACCGATCATCACGCGGTGTTCGGAACGGCTGACCGCGACGTTCCAGAGCAGCTGGATCAAGGCCAGCGACGACGACGCGGGTGTGCTGGCCCGCGCGATCGTGCGCCTGGCGATGAGCTACGTCTCCATGCCGCCCGAAGCAGACCACGACGTGGCCGGTGACCTGGCCCGACTTATGTCTCCGTTCGCCGAACGATACGGTGTTATCGACACCCCATAG
- the ahcY gene encoding adenosylhomocysteinase — translation MTELKADVRNGIDYKVADLSLADFGRKEIRLAEHEMPGLMALRREYHDVQPLKGARISGSLHMTVQTAVLIETLVSLGAEVRWASCNIFSTQDHAAAAVVVGPNGTPEEPKGVSVFAWKGETLEEYWWAAEQMLTWDGEPANMILDDGGDATMMVLRGAQYEKAGVVPPAEDDDPAEWKVFLGVLRERFEQDKTKWTKIAESVKGVTEETTTGVLRLYQFAAAGELAFPAINVNDSVTKSKFDNKYGTRHSLIDGINRGTDVLIGGKKVLICGYGDVGKGCAESLAGQGARVSVTEIDPINALQALMDGFDVRTVEEAIGEADIVITATGNKDIITLDHMKAMKNQAILGNIGHFDNEIDMAALERSGAKKINIKPQVDQWIFDDGKSIIVLSEGRLLNLGNATGHPSFVMSNSFSNQVIAQIELWTKNDEYDNEVYRLAKHLDEKVARIHVEALGGTLTKLSKDQAEYIGVDVEGPYKPEHYRY, via the coding sequence ATGACCGAACTCAAGGCCGATGTCCGCAACGGCATCGACTACAAGGTCGCCGATCTCTCGCTGGCCGACTTCGGCCGCAAGGAAATCCGCCTCGCCGAGCACGAGATGCCCGGCTTGATGGCGCTGCGCCGCGAATACCACGACGTGCAGCCGCTCAAGGGCGCACGCATCTCCGGCTCGCTGCACATGACCGTGCAGACCGCCGTGCTCATCGAGACCCTGGTGTCGCTCGGCGCCGAGGTCCGCTGGGCCTCCTGCAACATCTTCTCCACCCAGGACCATGCGGCGGCCGCAGTCGTCGTCGGCCCCAACGGCACCCCCGAGGAGCCCAAGGGTGTCTCGGTGTTCGCCTGGAAGGGCGAGACCCTGGAGGAGTACTGGTGGGCCGCTGAGCAGATGCTCACCTGGGATGGCGAGCCCGCCAACATGATCCTCGACGACGGCGGCGACGCCACCATGATGGTGCTGCGCGGCGCCCAGTACGAGAAGGCCGGTGTCGTGCCGCCCGCCGAGGACGACGATCCGGCGGAGTGGAAGGTGTTTCTCGGAGTGCTGCGCGAGCGCTTCGAGCAGGACAAGACCAAGTGGACGAAGATCGCCGAGTCGGTCAAGGGCGTCACCGAGGAGACCACCACCGGCGTGCTGCGGCTGTACCAGTTCGCCGCCGCGGGTGAGCTGGCGTTCCCCGCGATCAACGTCAACGACTCCGTCACCAAGAGCAAGTTCGACAACAAGTACGGCACGCGGCACTCGCTGATCGACGGCATCAACCGCGGCACCGACGTGCTCATCGGTGGCAAGAAGGTGCTGATCTGCGGTTACGGCGACGTCGGCAAGGGCTGCGCCGAGTCGCTGGCCGGCCAGGGCGCGCGCGTCTCGGTCACCGAGATCGACCCGATCAACGCCCTGCAGGCGCTCATGGACGGCTTCGACGTGCGCACCGTCGAGGAAGCGATCGGCGAGGCCGACATCGTGATCACCGCGACCGGCAACAAGGACATCATCACCCTCGACCACATGAAGGCGATGAAGAACCAGGCGATCCTGGGCAACATCGGCCACTTCGACAACGAGATCGACATGGCCGCCCTCGAGCGTTCGGGCGCCAAGAAGATCAACATCAAGCCGCAGGTCGACCAGTGGATCTTCGACGACGGCAAGTCGATCATCGTGCTGTCCGAGGGGCGTCTGCTCAACCTCGGCAACGCCACCGGTCACCCCTCGTTCGTGATGAGCAACAGCTTCTCCAACCAGGTGATCGCCCAGATCGAGCTGTGGACCAAGAACGACGAGTACGACAACGAGGTGTACCGCCTCGCCAAGCATCTCGACGAGAAGGTCGCCCGCATCCACGTCGAGGCGCTCGGCGGCACGCTGACCAAGCTCAGCAAGGACCAGGCCGAGTACATCGGCGTCGACGTCGAGGGCCCCTACAAGCCCGAGCACTACCGCTACTGA
- a CDS encoding rubredoxin, with amino-acid sequence MSSYRCPVCDYIYDEAKGAAREGFPPGTAWDDVPDDWCCPDCGVREKIDFEEMGVKQ; translated from the coding sequence ATGAGCAGCTACCGCTGCCCCGTTTGCGACTACATCTACGACGAGGCGAAAGGTGCTGCGCGGGAAGGTTTTCCGCCCGGCACGGCGTGGGACGACGTTCCCGACGACTGGTGCTGCCCCGACTGCGGGGTCCGCGAGAAGATCGACTTCGAAGAAATGGGAGTGAAGCAGTGA
- a CDS encoding SelB domain-containing protein: MFVVATAGHVDHGKSTLVHRLTGMWPDRLVEEQRRGLTIDLGFAWTTLEGRDIAFVDVPGHERFVGNMLAGVGPVPATMFVVAATEGWMPQSEEHLAALEALGVRHTLVVISKADLADPARAIAQVRDRIPDARVVLGTDLGSVQAELVALVDRLPAPATDSDVRLWVDRSFTVRGAGTVVTGTLAAGTIRVGDQLERDGRLVTVRGLQSLGRDRDAVSAVARVAVNLRGVERESLRRGDAVRTPGAWLDTSEVDVVLRSAGKLHQKLTLHIGSASVPVHVRPLGDVGARLRLTRALPLRIGDIGLLRDPGAHRIVAGVEVLDVRPAPLRRRGDARARAAALATGRVTPPVCARAKDLRAMGFEVVGERIGDWVVSPEWWAERRRLALAAVEQWAAEHDIAAGMPFETLRQRVGLPAVELVPALLDGTGLQLRDGLVQRPGVALPPRVDKAVQTVREWLAAEPFRAPEAAELAELNLGPKELAAAVRAGRFVRVADGVVLGPDAFDRAAEVLVGLPQPFTVAEAKRALNTTRRVAVPLLEQLDARGVTTRADDGTRTVRVRRAGDTGQAD; this comes from the coding sequence ATGTTCGTCGTAGCAACCGCGGGTCATGTCGACCACGGGAAATCCACACTGGTACACCGGCTCACCGGGATGTGGCCCGACCGCCTCGTCGAGGAGCAGCGTCGTGGTCTGACGATCGATCTCGGTTTCGCGTGGACGACGCTGGAGGGGCGTGACATCGCGTTCGTCGACGTGCCCGGGCACGAACGGTTCGTCGGCAACATGTTGGCGGGGGTCGGGCCCGTCCCGGCCACGATGTTCGTCGTCGCGGCCACCGAGGGCTGGATGCCGCAGTCCGAAGAACATCTCGCCGCACTCGAAGCCCTCGGTGTGCGGCACACCCTGGTGGTGATCAGCAAGGCTGATCTCGCCGACCCAGCACGCGCCATCGCCCAGGTGCGCGACCGGATTCCGGACGCGCGTGTGGTGCTCGGCACCGATCTGGGTTCCGTACAGGCCGAGTTGGTCGCCTTGGTCGACCGATTGCCCGCTCCCGCAACCGACTCCGACGTGCGGCTGTGGGTCGACCGCTCGTTCACCGTGCGCGGCGCGGGCACGGTGGTCACGGGCACCCTTGCCGCAGGGACCATCCGCGTCGGCGACCAACTCGAACGCGACGGTCGGCTGGTCACGGTACGGGGCCTGCAGTCGCTCGGCCGGGATCGCGACGCGGTGTCGGCCGTGGCTCGCGTCGCGGTGAATCTGCGTGGTGTCGAACGGGAGAGCCTCCGCCGCGGCGACGCGGTCCGGACGCCGGGGGCCTGGTTGGACACCTCCGAGGTCGACGTGGTGTTGCGTTCGGCGGGCAAGCTGCACCAGAAGCTGACGCTGCACATCGGTTCGGCGTCGGTGCCGGTACATGTGCGACCGCTCGGTGATGTCGGCGCCCGCCTGCGCCTCACGCGCGCACTGCCGTTGCGCATCGGCGATATCGGGTTGTTGAGAGATCCTGGCGCACACCGCATCGTCGCCGGTGTCGAGGTGCTCGATGTGCGGCCTGCGCCGCTGCGCCGACGAGGCGATGCCCGCGCCCGGGCCGCCGCACTCGCGACCGGCCGGGTCACACCGCCGGTGTGTGCCCGCGCCAAAGATCTGCGCGCAATGGGGTTCGAGGTTGTCGGTGAGCGAATCGGCGACTGGGTGGTGTCCCCGGAGTGGTGGGCCGAGCGGCGGCGACTGGCACTGGCAGCGGTCGAGCAGTGGGCGGCCGAGCACGATATCGCGGCGGGCATGCCGTTCGAGACGCTGCGCCAACGGGTCGGGTTGCCCGCCGTCGAACTGGTGCCGGCGTTGCTCGACGGCACTGGTCTGCAACTGCGCGACGGTCTGGTGCAGCGGCCTGGTGTTGCCTTGCCGCCACGCGTCGACAAGGCCGTGCAGACCGTGCGGGAATGGCTCGCGGCCGAACCGTTCCGCGCGCCCGAGGCCGCTGAGCTCGCCGAGTTGAACCTGGGGCCCAAGGAGCTCGCCGCAGCGGTGCGTGCGGGCCGGTTCGTCAGGGTCGCCGACGGCGTCGTACTCGGTCCTGACGCCTTCGATCGTGCCGCCGAGGTCCTCGTCGGGCTGCCGCAGCCGTTCACCGTCGCCGAAGCCAAACGCGCCTTGAACACCACCCGGCGCGTGGCGGTCCCGCTGCTCGAACAGCTCGATGCGCGCGGGGTCACCACGCGTGCGGACGACGGGACCCGGACGGTCCGCGTCCGCCGTGCGGGTGACACCGGCCAGGCTGACTGA
- a CDS encoding rubredoxin, whose product MSDYRLFVCVQCGFEYDEAKGWPEDGIAPGTRWEDIPEDWSCPDCGAAKSDFDMVEVSRP is encoded by the coding sequence GTGAGCGACTACCGGTTGTTCGTGTGCGTGCAGTGCGGTTTCGAGTACGACGAGGCCAAGGGCTGGCCCGAGGACGGCATCGCGCCGGGAACCCGCTGGGAGGACATTCCGGAGGACTGGAGTTGCCCGGACTGCGGTGCGGCGAAGTCGGACTTCGACATGGTCGAGGTGTCCCGGCCGTGA
- a CDS encoding 4Fe-4S dicluster domain-containing protein, with protein sequence MSENRRNSFYGPLEDPATDAGYDDEHPPRVGFFTDTSVCIGCKACEVACKEWNGVPDDGFNLLGMSFDNTGNLGANSWRHVAFIEQPAPEPSRTTEDLGMPGFERPGDATGPETRQDFRWLMASDVCKHCTHAGCLDVCPTGALFRTEFSTVVVQQDICNGCGYCVSGCPYGVIERREGDGRAWKCTLCYDRLHDGLEPACAKACPTDSIQFGVLDELRERAARRVEELHERGVTEARLYGHDPNDGVGGDGAFFLLLDEPEVYGLPPDPVVPTRDAGAMWRYAGMAAGALVGIAVSAFVGHRT encoded by the coding sequence ATGAGCGAGAACCGCCGCAACAGCTTCTACGGCCCGCTCGAAGACCCTGCGACCGACGCCGGTTACGACGACGAGCATCCCCCACGCGTGGGGTTTTTCACCGATACGTCGGTGTGCATCGGCTGCAAGGCGTGCGAGGTCGCGTGCAAGGAGTGGAACGGTGTGCCTGACGACGGGTTCAACCTGCTGGGCATGTCGTTCGACAACACCGGCAACCTCGGCGCCAACTCGTGGCGCCACGTCGCGTTCATCGAACAACCCGCCCCTGAACCCAGCCGTACCACCGAGGATCTCGGCATGCCGGGCTTCGAGCGTCCCGGTGATGCCACGGGACCCGAGACACGGCAGGACTTCCGGTGGCTGATGGCCTCGGACGTGTGCAAGCACTGCACGCACGCCGGCTGCCTCGACGTCTGCCCGACGGGCGCGTTGTTCCGCACCGAGTTCTCGACCGTGGTTGTGCAACAGGACATCTGCAACGGCTGCGGATACTGCGTGTCCGGCTGCCCGTACGGCGTGATCGAACGGCGCGAGGGCGACGGACGGGCCTGGAAATGCACCTTGTGCTACGACCGGCTGCACGACGGCCTGGAACCCGCGTGCGCGAAGGCCTGCCCCACCGACTCGATCCAGTTCGGCGTACTCGACGAACTGCGTGAACGCGCGGCGCGACGTGTCGAGGAACTGCACGAGCGTGGCGTCACCGAGGCACGGCTGTACGGGCACGACCCGAACGACGGTGTGGGCGGCGACGGTGCGTTCTTCCTGCTGCTCGACGAACCCGAGGTGTACGGCCTGCCACCTGATCCCGTGGTCCCCACCCGCGACGCCGGGGCGATGTGGCGCTACGCAGGCATGGCGGCCGGCGCGCTGGTCGGGATCGCGGTGTCGGCGTTCGTGGGGCACCGAACATGA